The following coding sequences are from one Luteolibacter arcticus window:
- a CDS encoding GNAT family N-acetyltransferase encodes MAPGDQIHDRISIRPWREHDPIPKITRLLHAAYAPLAAMGLRYTATHQSDEVTLSRLQRGRPFVGELDGEIVATVTLYPTAGPNSSCAWYREPGVFSFGQFAVRPDLQRLGLGRRMIGTLENEAVGREGRELALDTAEQAHHLRQWYEKLGYRFIEFADWSTTNYRSVILSKSLVP; translated from the coding sequence ATGGCCCCCGGCGACCAAATCCACGATCGCATCTCGATCCGCCCATGGCGCGAGCACGACCCGATCCCGAAAATCACCCGGCTCTTGCATGCGGCCTATGCACCGCTCGCAGCGATGGGACTGCGCTACACCGCGACGCATCAGAGCGATGAGGTCACGCTCAGCCGCCTCCAGCGCGGGAGACCGTTTGTCGGCGAACTCGACGGTGAAATCGTAGCCACTGTCACGCTCTACCCCACCGCCGGACCGAATTCCTCATGCGCGTGGTATCGCGAGCCCGGCGTGTTTTCCTTCGGCCAATTCGCCGTGCGCCCGGACCTCCAGCGCCTCGGCCTGGGCCGTCGCATGATCGGGACGTTAGAGAATGAAGCCGTCGGACGCGAAGGCCGTGAACTCGCTCTCGATACCGCGGAGCAAGCGCATCACCTGCGGCAGTGGTATGAGAAGCTCGGCTACCGCTTCATCGAGTTCGCCGACTGGTCGACCACGAACTACCGCAGCGTCATCCTTTCCAAATCACTCGTCCCATGA
- a CDS encoding MFS transporter encodes MNREATCTGLTTAPLDRSRARWAASVMFLVDGIGFGTWAAMIPSVKQKFALSESGLSIVLLAIVAGALMSMSLIGRALSRYGSGRMLAWLAPGYAVALALIALAPGFGWLLGAAMIFGAFKGSLDVSVNAQAITIESAGSKPIMATFQALWSIGGLVAAVLVGLALKQGVAPLVTTLVIAAALLVAALVSSGALAGGDASTTKRKRGFALPNGRILRIGALAFLALFAEGVMMDWSAVYTRTVAGAEAWLAPLAYGMFSLSMATGRLLGDRVTARHGGLAVLRVSGLLTFVGLLLIIAWHAWPVTFLGLGFAGLGLANLVPVLVGAGGRAHEESVGQGVATVSMIGYFGFLAGPPAIGGLSHWIGLPGAFGVVVVFALLLAVWGPGVLGRASVNSGAPSGSSSD; translated from the coding sequence ATGAATCGGGAAGCCACTTGCACGGGGCTGACGACCGCGCCGCTGGATCGCTCGCGTGCCCGCTGGGCGGCATCAGTCATGTTCCTCGTCGATGGCATCGGCTTCGGCACCTGGGCGGCGATGATTCCGTCGGTGAAGCAGAAGTTCGCCCTGAGTGAATCCGGGCTGAGCATCGTGTTGCTGGCGATCGTCGCCGGGGCGCTGATGTCGATGTCGCTGATCGGCCGGGCTTTGTCGCGGTATGGGAGCGGCAGGATGCTGGCGTGGCTGGCACCGGGCTACGCGGTCGCGCTGGCCTTGATCGCACTCGCGCCTGGCTTCGGCTGGTTGCTCGGGGCGGCGATGATTTTCGGGGCTTTCAAGGGGTCGCTCGACGTGTCGGTGAATGCCCAGGCGATCACGATCGAGAGCGCGGGTAGCAAGCCGATCATGGCGACGTTTCAGGCGCTGTGGAGCATCGGCGGTCTGGTCGCGGCGGTTCTTGTCGGGCTTGCCTTGAAGCAAGGTGTGGCCCCACTCGTGACCACGCTGGTAATCGCCGCGGCGCTCTTGGTGGCCGCGCTGGTGAGTTCCGGCGCGCTCGCGGGAGGCGATGCTTCGACCACGAAGCGCAAGCGCGGATTCGCGCTGCCGAATGGGAGGATCCTGCGGATCGGCGCACTCGCGTTTCTCGCGTTGTTTGCCGAGGGTGTGATGATGGACTGGAGCGCCGTTTACACGCGGACCGTGGCGGGTGCGGAAGCCTGGCTGGCGCCGCTTGCTTACGGGATGTTCTCGCTTTCGATGGCGACGGGCCGCTTGCTCGGTGACCGGGTTACGGCGCGCCATGGTGGACTCGCGGTGCTGCGGGTGAGCGGGCTGCTGACCTTTGTCGGACTGCTCTTGATCATCGCTTGGCATGCGTGGCCGGTGACTTTCCTCGGCCTTGGCTTTGCCGGCCTCGGCCTTGCGAATTTGGTGCCCGTGCTGGTGGGTGCCGGTGGCCGGGCGCACGAGGAAAGCGTCGGCCAAGGGGTTGCGACCGTTTCGATGATCGGCTACTTCGGCTTCCTCGCTGGCCCGCCGGCGATCGGTGGGCTCAGCCACTGGATCGGGCTGCCCGGGGCCTTTGGCGTGGTGGTCGTGTTCGCGCTGCTGCTTGCGGTGTGGGGGCCGGGGGTTTTGGGGAGGGCTTCGGTGAATAGCGGCGCGCCATCAGGATCATCTTCGGACTGA
- the modB gene encoding molybdate ABC transporter permease subunit: protein MTADDFRLILFTLGVSAAAIIASLPFGLAFGWWLARKQWPGKALVETLVMLPLVVPPVVTGLVLLKLFGRKGPFGSMLDKWGIEVIFTWKAVVLALAIMAFPLLLRCIRTAFEEVPRHLEEAAATLGKTPWQVFSRVSVPLARRGIAAGLVLGFARALGEFGATMMVAGLIPGVTETIPLAIYRSFHSGNDDRVWMLAGVSAGIAFVALWVAGRLTKGRSL from the coding sequence ATGACGGCGGACGATTTCAGGCTCATCCTTTTCACGCTCGGCGTGTCGGCAGCGGCGATCATCGCGTCGCTGCCCTTCGGCCTTGCGTTCGGCTGGTGGCTCGCCCGCAAACAGTGGCCGGGCAAGGCCCTGGTCGAGACCCTCGTCATGCTGCCGCTGGTGGTGCCGCCGGTGGTCACGGGTTTGGTGCTGCTCAAGCTATTCGGGAGAAAAGGCCCGTTTGGCAGCATGTTAGATAAATGGGGCATTGAAGTCATCTTCACTTGGAAAGCAGTCGTTCTCGCGCTAGCGATCATGGCCTTCCCGCTGTTGCTGCGCTGCATCCGCACCGCCTTCGAGGAAGTTCCACGGCACCTTGAAGAAGCCGCCGCCACGCTCGGCAAAACCCCGTGGCAAGTCTTCTCCCGCGTCAGCGTCCCACTCGCACGGCGCGGTATCGCCGCGGGACTGGTACTCGGCTTCGCAAGGGCCCTCGGCGAATTCGGCGCCACCATGATGGTAGCCGGCCTCATCCCCGGCGTCACCGAGACCATCCCGCTCGCGATCTACCGCAGCTTCCACTCCGGTAATGACGACCGCGTCTGGATGCTCGCCGGCGTTTCCGCAGGGATCGCTTTCGTTGCCCTGTGGGTAGCGGGAAGGCTGACGAAGGGGCGGTCGCTGTAA
- the modA gene encoding molybdate ABC transporter substrate-binding protein has product MKALFLLLLSSLAAAAGELRVAAAASLAEAVNEVAAAYQKAHGTKVTPAFAGSNVLARQIEEGAPLDVFISADEVTMAKLEKAKLVRDVTKLLTNSLVIAVPAESDAKVSSGADLANFKRIAIGDPVAVPAGVYAKTWLTQQNLWESIGPKCVGSENVRAALAAVEAGNADAAIVYKTDAAISKKVKVTWTVPAGEAPAIVYPVAICTATKQADEARKFADFLKSDEASKIFTAPGFGLAEK; this is encoded by the coding sequence ATGAAAGCCCTGTTTCTCCTCCTGCTCTCCTCGCTCGCCGCCGCAGCAGGTGAACTCCGCGTCGCCGCCGCCGCCAGTCTCGCGGAAGCCGTCAACGAAGTCGCCGCCGCGTACCAGAAAGCGCACGGCACCAAGGTCACGCCGGCCTTCGCCGGATCGAACGTGCTGGCCCGCCAGATCGAGGAAGGCGCGCCGCTCGATGTCTTCATTTCCGCCGACGAGGTGACGATGGCGAAACTCGAGAAGGCCAAGCTGGTGCGCGACGTCACCAAGCTGCTTACCAACTCCCTCGTCATTGCGGTGCCCGCCGAATCCGACGCCAAGGTGTCCAGCGGAGCCGACCTCGCGAATTTCAAGCGAATCGCGATCGGCGATCCCGTCGCGGTCCCGGCCGGCGTCTATGCCAAGACCTGGCTGACCCAGCAGAACCTCTGGGAAAGCATCGGCCCGAAGTGCGTGGGCAGCGAGAATGTCCGCGCCGCGCTCGCCGCCGTGGAAGCCGGCAACGCCGATGCTGCCATCGTTTACAAAACCGACGCCGCCATCTCGAAGAAGGTGAAGGTCACCTGGACCGTCCCCGCCGGGGAAGCTCCGGCGATCGTCTATCCGGTGGCCATCTGCACCGCGACCAAGCAGGCGGACGAAGCCAGGAAATTTGCAGACTTCCTGAAATCGGATGAAGCGTCGAAGATCTTCACAGCCCCCGGGTTCGGGCTGGCGGAGAAATGA
- a CDS encoding LysR family transcriptional regulator, with product MEMRELKSFVLLAEQLHFGRAARLLNLSQPALTKQIRRMEDELGAPLFERGRHGTTLSSLGKQFLKDSRDVVASFDRLLGSARAAALGESGKLALGFGMHTMELVPRVIVKLRKNAPGIQIGLRDMSTEEQVAGLRNGSLDLGIIRLPAPSEFKLLPVIKDRLTLVSSAAFPLPANATIASCRDLPFVSISKERSPGFFGHVLRLCGKHGFHPRIVQQVPEFSTALALVEAGLGVTVIPQSGGTSRFPDLRQHPLRDKEAAWSVAAAWRKGDTNPALAKFLAVLKAEVEEA from the coding sequence ATGGAAATGCGCGAATTGAAATCCTTCGTCCTGCTCGCGGAGCAGCTTCATTTCGGCCGGGCCGCGCGGCTATTGAATCTGAGCCAGCCCGCCCTGACCAAGCAGATCCGCCGGATGGAAGACGAATTGGGCGCACCCCTTTTCGAGCGCGGACGCCATGGCACCACGCTCAGTTCACTGGGGAAGCAGTTCCTCAAGGACTCCCGCGACGTCGTCGCCAGCTTCGATCGCCTGCTGGGAAGCGCCCGCGCGGCGGCGCTCGGTGAATCGGGCAAGCTCGCCCTCGGCTTCGGCATGCACACGATGGAGTTGGTGCCGCGCGTGATCGTGAAGCTTCGCAAGAACGCTCCGGGCATCCAGATCGGCCTGCGCGACATGTCCACGGAGGAGCAGGTGGCCGGGCTGCGGAATGGCTCGCTGGACCTCGGCATCATCCGCCTGCCCGCACCGTCCGAGTTCAAGTTGCTACCGGTGATCAAGGACCGTCTTACGCTGGTCTCGTCGGCCGCCTTTCCCCTGCCTGCCAATGCCACGATCGCAAGCTGCCGCGATCTGCCCTTCGTTAGCATCTCGAAGGAGCGCTCGCCCGGCTTCTTCGGGCACGTGTTGCGGCTGTGCGGGAAGCACGGCTTTCACCCGCGCATCGTCCAGCAAGTGCCGGAATTCAGCACCGCCCTCGCCCTGGTCGAGGCCGGCCTCGGCGTCACCGTCATCCCCCAGTCCGGCGGTACCAGCCGCTTCCCCGACCTCCGCCAGCACCCGCTGCGCGACAAGGAAGCCGCCTGGTCCGTCGCCGCCGCGTGGCGGAAAGGCGACACCAATCCGGCCCTCGCGAAGTTCCTCGCGGTCCTCAAAGCCGAAGTAGAAGAGGCGTGA
- a CDS encoding thiamine pyrophosphate-dependent dehydrogenase E1 component subunit alpha — protein sequence MPGDPARESVAMDYREHAINRDWSAEDKIDLFRQMLRIRRFEQEAMKYYQGGRIGGWLPLDIGQESIAISVRSVMGMDDHSLSGFRGIGHALAAGIGMGPIMAELFGKLNGVSKGKGGAVSHYSPALHHWGAYGLAAAHTPLAAGLAFALKQREIRGAVVCFMGDGSVNQGVYHEALNLAGLFGLPVVYLIENNGYAMGMSVSRSSRFKECLARRAEGYDIDWDHFGGSDPYEIRARVSDALQRARLESRPTVVEIETYRFYGFHIADANHQKYRTRQEVQERRARDPLGLWRKHLLDDGILDEAAAGDLDLQAKEEAMEAVRFAGAGEVPSISDIVRDVYWESDHDTEASRIGRHFFGE from the coding sequence TTGCCCGGCGATCCGGCAAGAGAATCGGTGGCCATGGATTATCGCGAGCACGCCATCAACCGGGACTGGTCCGCGGAGGACAAGATCGACCTGTTCCGCCAGATGCTGCGTATCCGGCGATTCGAGCAGGAGGCGATGAAGTATTACCAAGGAGGGCGAATTGGTGGCTGGCTTCCGCTCGACATCGGCCAAGAGTCGATCGCGATCTCCGTGCGGTCGGTGATGGGGATGGACGACCACTCATTGAGTGGCTTCCGCGGCATTGGGCACGCGTTGGCGGCGGGGATCGGAATGGGGCCGATCATGGCGGAGTTGTTCGGCAAGTTGAACGGCGTCTCTAAAGGAAAGGGCGGCGCTGTCTCTCATTACTCCCCGGCTCTGCATCATTGGGGTGCATACGGTCTGGCTGCCGCCCACACGCCTTTGGCTGCGGGGTTGGCATTTGCCTTGAAGCAACGGGAGATCCGCGGGGCGGTAGTTTGTTTCATGGGCGATGGCTCGGTCAATCAAGGCGTCTATCACGAGGCATTGAACCTCGCCGGACTGTTCGGACTGCCAGTGGTCTATTTAATCGAGAACAACGGGTATGCGATGGGCATGTCGGTGTCGCGCTCGTCGCGCTTCAAGGAATGCCTCGCCCGGCGGGCGGAGGGCTACGACATCGACTGGGATCACTTTGGCGGCAGTGATCCTTACGAAATCCGGGCACGCGTTTCTGATGCGCTTCAGCGGGCTCGTCTGGAATCCCGGCCGACGGTGGTCGAAATCGAAACGTATCGCTTCTACGGATTTCACATCGCCGATGCGAACCACCAGAAGTATCGCACGCGGCAGGAAGTCCAGGAACGAAGGGCGCGTGATCCACTCGGGCTTTGGCGGAAGCACTTGCTGGATGATGGTATTCTCGATGAAGCGGCGGCTGGAGACCTGGATCTGCAGGCCAAGGAGGAGGCGATGGAAGCCGTCCGATTTGCCGGGGCAGGAGAAGTGCCCTCGATTTCTGATATCGTCCGCGATGTGTATTGGGAGAGTGATCACGACACGGAGGCGTCGCGGATTGGGCGGCATTTCTTCGGCGAGTAG